The Acidobacteriota bacterium genome includes a region encoding these proteins:
- a CDS encoding EAL domain-containing protein, translated as MQSPYGRAVPLLLLIEGEAHGAQSVEHLLRAAPAVLAVESVRTVDAGVRWLERHAVSAVLLDLSLPAAREDLGAIARIRKVAPGVAIMLLAQAGDQALARRAVESGATDYVVTNHLDTRSLCQLIAMMFERRGLDEQKFVERERAEITLNSIGDAVLTTDTLGNITYLNGEAEALTGWTRSEAFARPLAEVFDVTDGLTGQPAEDPSRVAIGHNRKVRMKGNYVLVSRAGAETSIEHSAAPIHDRHGEILGAVIIFRDVIVSRERRLQMLHLAEHDALTSLPNRTLLSDRLARSIALSRRYGRRLAVLFIDCDKFKHINDTLGHTIGDQVLKSIARRLTACVRESDTVSRHGGDEFLVLLSEVDHAGDAGVIADKIVQSVSEPHLIDGHELSLTVSVGVSLYPEDGQDAHSLITRADAAMYQAKSAGRNQVGFYRADLEGRSVPIRSLESELRQAVEAEQFVLHYQPTINLATGAISGAEALIRWRHPSRGLVAPDQFIPAAEASALIIPMGRWALQEACRQARAWQDLGLPPVPVAVNVSARQFRTPGFLDDIMRFLKETPLEAQYLELELTESALMLDSSTTMPLLEMLKKCGVILKVDDFGTGPSSLSYLQHCPVDVLKIDQSFVRDILPTTTGAPLVSAVIALGKGLGCRVVAEGVETRHQLKFLRDEMCDEGQGYHFSPAVDADAFGRLLSMAPFAVPPTRLSTRVTTR; from the coding sequence ATGCAATCCCCGTACGGTCGCGCCGTACCACTTCTGCTCCTCATCGAAGGAGAAGCTCATGGAGCGCAGTCGGTCGAGCACCTGCTGCGGGCCGCTCCAGCCGTGCTGGCGGTCGAATCTGTTCGGACCGTCGATGCCGGCGTGCGCTGGCTTGAACGCCATGCGGTCAGCGCCGTGCTGCTCGACCTGTCGTTGCCGGCGGCGCGCGAAGATCTGGGCGCCATCGCACGTATTCGCAAGGTGGCCCCGGGCGTGGCGATCATGCTGCTGGCCCAGGCCGGCGACCAGGCGCTCGCCCGGCGGGCGGTCGAATCCGGCGCCACCGATTACGTGGTCACCAACCATCTCGACACCCGCAGCCTGTGCCAGCTGATTGCCATGATGTTCGAGCGGCGCGGGCTCGACGAGCAGAAGTTCGTCGAGCGCGAGCGCGCCGAGATCACGCTCAACTCGATCGGCGACGCCGTGCTGACCACCGATACCCTCGGCAACATCACCTATCTCAACGGCGAAGCCGAGGCGTTGACCGGGTGGACCCGGTCCGAGGCCTTCGCGCGGCCGCTGGCCGAAGTGTTCGACGTCACCGACGGCCTGACCGGCCAGCCCGCCGAGGACCCGTCCCGCGTGGCCATCGGGCATAACCGCAAGGTGCGCATGAAGGGCAACTACGTGCTGGTCAGCCGGGCCGGCGCCGAGACCTCGATCGAGCACTCGGCGGCGCCGATTCACGACCGCCACGGCGAGATCCTCGGCGCCGTGATCATCTTCCGCGACGTGATCGTGTCGCGTGAGCGCCGGCTGCAAATGCTGCACCTGGCCGAGCACGACGCCCTTACCTCACTGCCGAACCGCACGCTGCTGAGCGATCGGCTGGCGCGCTCGATCGCGCTGTCGCGCCGCTACGGCCGGCGACTCGCGGTGCTGTTCATCGACTGCGACAAGTTCAAGCACATCAACGACACCCTGGGCCACACGATCGGCGACCAGGTGCTGAAGTCGATTGCCAGGCGGCTGACCGCCTGCGTGCGCGAGTCCGATACCGTCAGCCGCCACGGCGGCGACGAGTTCCTGGTGCTGCTGTCGGAGGTGGACCATGCCGGCGATGCCGGCGTGATCGCCGACAAGATCGTCCAGTCGGTCAGTGAGCCGCACTTGATCGACGGCCACGAGCTGTCGCTGACGGTCAGTGTCGGCGTCAGCCTGTATCCCGAGGACGGGCAGGACGCCCACTCGCTGATTACGCGAGCCGACGCGGCGATGTACCAGGCCAAGAGTGCGGGCCGCAACCAGGTGGGGTTCTACCGTGCCGACCTCGAGGGCCGGTCCGTGCCGATCCGGTCGCTCGAGTCGGAGCTGCGCCAGGCGGTCGAGGCCGAGCAGTTCGTGTTGCACTACCAGCCGACCATCAACCTGGCGACTGGCGCCATCAGCGGCGCCGAGGCGCTGATCCGCTGGCGCCACCCGTCGCGCGGCCTGGTCGCGCCCGATCAGTTCATTCCTGCCGCCGAAGCGTCGGCGCTGATCATCCCGATGGGACGCTGGGCGCTCCAGGAAGCGTGCCGGCAGGCCAGGGCCTGGCAGGACCTCGGGCTTCCGCCCGTGCCCGTCGCGGTGAATGTCTCGGCGCGGCAGTTCCGGACCCCGGGCTTCCTGGACGACATCATGCGCTTCTTGAAAGAGACGCCGCTCGAGGCGCAGTATCTCGAGCTCGAATTGACGGAAAGCGCGCTGATGCTCGATTCGTCCACGACCATGCCGCTGCTCGAGATGTTGAAGAAGTGCGGCGTGATCCTCAAGGTCGATGACTTCGGGACCGGACCGTCGAGCTTGAGCTACCTGCAACACTGCCCGGTCGATGTGCTCAAGATCGATCAGTCGTTCGTGCGCGACATTCTGCCGACCACCACCGGCGCGCCGCTGGTGAGTGCGGTGATTGCGCTCGGTAAGGGACTGGGCTGCCGGGTGGTGGCCGAAGGCGTGGAGACCCGCCACCAGTTGAAGTTCTTGCGCGACGAGATGTGTGACGAGGGGCAGGGCTACCACTTCAGCCCGGCGGTGGACGCCGATGCCTTCGGCCGGCTGCTGTCGATGGCGCCGTTCGCGGTGCCGCCTACCCGGCTGAGTACCCGGGTGACTACCCGCTAG
- the tal gene encoding transaldolase — translation MSLLDSLKRVTTVVADTGDIESMRQFRPQDATTNPSLLLKAAQQPQYRPLVEAARADADRLGLAEAGRTEAFMDRLSVNFGREILKIVPGRVSTEVDARLSFDTAGTIAKARELIGLYEAAGVERARILIKVGSTWEGIRAAADLEREGIHCNLTLLFSFAQAVACAEAGVTLISPFVGRIYDYYRKEGGAEIPADQDPGVQSVTRIYHYYKKFGYETQVMGASFRKVEQITGLAGCDLLTISPDLLDSLQKTDGEIAPRLTVEGARASAEEKITLDEKSYRFLHNQDAMAVEKLSDGIRRFYEDGRKLEQWAASQRA, via the coding sequence ATGTCCCTGCTCGACTCGCTCAAGCGCGTGACCACCGTCGTGGCCGATACCGGCGACATCGAGTCCATGCGGCAGTTCCGCCCGCAGGATGCGACGACCAACCCGTCGCTGTTGCTGAAGGCGGCGCAGCAGCCGCAGTATCGGCCGCTCGTGGAGGCGGCGCGGGCCGACGCCGACCGGCTGGGCCTGGCCGAGGCGGGGCGCACCGAGGCGTTCATGGACCGCCTGTCGGTGAACTTCGGCCGCGAGATTCTGAAGATCGTGCCGGGCCGCGTCTCGACCGAGGTGGACGCGCGCCTCAGTTTCGATACTGCCGGCACCATCGCCAAGGCGCGCGAGCTGATTGGCCTGTACGAAGCCGCCGGCGTCGAGCGGGCGCGCATCCTGATTAAGGTGGGCAGCACGTGGGAGGGCATTCGCGCCGCCGCCGATCTCGAGCGCGAGGGCATTCACTGCAACCTGACGCTGCTGTTCAGCTTCGCGCAGGCGGTGGCGTGCGCCGAAGCCGGCGTGACCCTGATCTCGCCGTTCGTCGGCCGCATCTACGACTACTACCGCAAGGAGGGCGGGGCGGAGATCCCGGCCGACCAGGACCCCGGCGTGCAGTCGGTCACGCGCATTTATCACTACTACAAGAAGTTCGGCTATGAAACCCAGGTGATGGGCGCCAGTTTCCGCAAGGTCGAACAGATCACCGGGTTGGCCGGTTGCGACCTGCTGACGATCAGCCCCGACCTGCTCGACTCGCTCCAGAAGACCGACGGTGAGATCGCGCCGCGCCTGACCGTCGAGGGCGCGCGCGCCTCAGCCGAAGAGAAGATTACGCTCGATGAGAAGAGCTATCGCTTCCTGCACAACCAGGACGCCATGGCGGTGGAGAAGTTGTCGGACGGCATTCGCCGCTTCTACGAGGACGGCCGCAAGCTCGAACAGTGGGCCGCTAGCCAACGTGCCTGA
- the pgi gene encoding glucose-6-phosphate isomerase, protein MLRAAVAAEYIVLGGGNARLFDELPPTIRRGHNDRAFEGGFRAWDQPEPAATRPAAGLRSLSTWAPRQPLRELFAADPGRAERFSLALGDHLQIDYSKNLITDEAMKALVELARKTGVEALRDQMFAGAAINTTEHRAVLHIALRNRSARPVLLDGRDVMPDVRAALDHIRRFADAVRGGSWLGYTGLRITDVVNLGIGGSDLGPAMVTLALAPYTREGPRVHFVSNVDGTHLAETLRPLHPATTLFTIASKTFTTQETMVNAQSAREWFMARAKDDQAIAKHFVAISTNEAAVRAFGIAPENMFVFWNWVGGRYSLWSSIGLPIALAAGYGHFEQLLAGAHEMDEHFRTAPIEQNAPMVLALLGVWYSSVLGAETQAVLPYEQYLQRLPAYLQQLDMESNGKRVDREGKPVEALTAPIVWGEPGTNGQHAFYQLLHQGTRLVPCDFLAGIESHHAAGDHHRLLLANCFAQTEALMRGKNEDEVRAELTAQGLTGDALEQLLPHKVFPGNRPSTTILYRKLGPRTIGMLLALYEHKVFTMGAIWNINSFDQWGVELGKQLATAVAADLASPSPTRSHDSSTNRLINATKLHLG, encoded by the coding sequence ATGCTGCGCGCGGCGGTGGCCGCCGAGTACATCGTGCTGGGCGGCGGCAACGCGCGGCTGTTCGATGAACTGCCGCCCACCATTCGGCGCGGTCACAACGACCGGGCGTTCGAGGGCGGCTTCCGCGCGTGGGACCAGCCTGAGCCGGCAGCCACCAGGCCGGCCGCGGGCCTGCGATCGCTCTCCACCTGGGCGCCGCGCCAGCCGCTGCGCGAGTTGTTCGCCGCCGACCCGGGGCGGGCCGAACGGTTCTCGCTCGCGCTTGGCGACCACCTGCAGATCGACTACTCGAAGAACCTGATCACGGACGAGGCGATGAAGGCGCTGGTGGAGCTGGCGCGCAAGACCGGCGTCGAGGCGCTGCGCGACCAGATGTTCGCCGGCGCGGCCATCAACACCACCGAGCACCGCGCGGTGCTGCACATCGCCCTGCGCAACCGCTCGGCGCGGCCGGTGCTGCTCGACGGCCGTGATGTGATGCCCGACGTCCGCGCCGCCCTCGACCACATCCGGCGGTTCGCCGATGCGGTGCGGGGCGGATCGTGGCTGGGTTACACCGGCCTGCGCATCACCGACGTGGTCAACCTCGGCATCGGCGGCTCCGACCTCGGCCCGGCGATGGTGACCCTGGCGCTGGCGCCGTACACGCGCGAAGGTCCGCGCGTGCATTTCGTCTCGAACGTCGACGGCACCCATCTCGCCGAGACGCTCCGCCCCCTGCATCCGGCGACCACGCTCTTCACCATCGCGTCGAAGACGTTCACGACGCAGGAAACCATGGTCAACGCGCAGTCGGCGCGCGAGTGGTTCATGGCGCGGGCCAAGGACGATCAAGCAATCGCCAAGCACTTCGTCGCCATCTCGACCAACGAGGCCGCGGTGCGCGCCTTTGGCATCGCGCCCGAGAACATGTTCGTGTTCTGGAACTGGGTCGGCGGCCGGTACTCGCTATGGTCGTCAATTGGTCTGCCGATTGCGCTGGCGGCCGGCTACGGCCACTTCGAGCAGCTCCTCGCCGGCGCGCACGAGATGGACGAACACTTCCGGACCGCGCCCATTGAACAGAACGCGCCGATGGTGCTGGCCCTGCTGGGGGTGTGGTACTCGAGCGTGCTCGGCGCCGAGACGCAGGCCGTGCTGCCGTACGAGCAGTACCTGCAACGCCTGCCCGCGTACCTGCAACAGCTCGACATGGAAAGCAACGGCAAGCGGGTCGACCGCGAGGGCAAGCCGGTGGAGGCGCTGACCGCGCCGATCGTCTGGGGCGAGCCCGGCACCAACGGCCAGCACGCGTTCTACCAGCTGCTGCACCAGGGCACGCGGCTGGTGCCCTGCGACTTCCTGGCCGGGATCGAGTCGCACCACGCGGCCGGCGACCACCATCGCCTGCTGCTGGCCAACTGCTTCGCCCAGACCGAGGCGCTGATGCGCGGCAAGAACGAAGACGAGGTGCGCGCCGAGCTGACGGCGCAAGGCCTGACGGGCGACGCCCTCGAACAACTGCTGCCGCACAAGGTGTTTCCCGGCAACCGGCCGTCCACCACCATCCTCTACCGGAAGCTGGGCCCCCGCACCATCGGCATGCTGCTGGCGCTATACGAACACAAGGTGTTCACGATGGGCGCGATCTGGAACATCAACTCATTCGATCAGTGGGGCGTCGAACTCGGCAAGCAGCTGGCGACGGCGGTGGCCGCCGACCTCGCCTCGCCCAGCCCCACCCGCAGCCACGACAGCTCGACCAACCGGCTGATCAACGCCACCAAGCTGCACCTCGGCTAG
- a CDS encoding exosortase/archaeosortase family protein: MTRTNDNLIPIVLVASGVLLAFWPVITGLIDAWSTDDNYSHGFFIVPLAAYFAWERRAHFERAEVRPSLVGLAVVALSMVLLVAGMLGAEYFLSRVALIGTVAGSVLFLGGWARLRVLAFPLAFLLLMVPLPALIFNKIAFPLQLLASNLGEYSISAMEIPILREGNVLILANATLEVAEACSGIRSLVSLFTLGIVFGYFADRRVWVRSVIALSAIPVAIIANGLRVASAGVAAHNYGTEGVEGVFHDASGWVVFIVAFLMMLGIQRILLHFAPPRATQTSPQLGPRESHA; the protein is encoded by the coding sequence ATGACGCGCACGAACGATAACCTGATCCCCATTGTGCTCGTCGCGAGCGGCGTGCTGCTGGCGTTCTGGCCCGTCATCACCGGCCTGATCGACGCCTGGTCCACCGACGACAACTACTCACACGGCTTCTTCATTGTGCCGCTCGCCGCTTACTTCGCGTGGGAGCGGCGCGCGCACTTCGAGCGCGCCGAGGTACGCCCGTCACTGGTGGGTCTCGCGGTCGTCGCGCTCAGCATGGTGCTGCTGGTGGCCGGCATGCTCGGCGCCGAATACTTCCTGTCGCGCGTGGCCCTGATTGGCACCGTCGCGGGCAGCGTGCTGTTCCTCGGCGGGTGGGCCCGCCTGCGCGTGCTGGCCTTTCCGCTGGCCTTCCTGCTGTTGATGGTGCCGCTGCCGGCACTGATCTTCAACAAGATCGCCTTTCCCCTGCAGCTCCTGGCGTCGAACCTCGGCGAGTACTCGATTAGCGCCATGGAGATTCCGATCCTGCGCGAGGGCAACGTCCTGATCCTGGCCAACGCCACGCTGGAAGTCGCCGAGGCCTGCAGCGGCATCCGCTCGCTGGTCTCGCTGTTCACCCTGGGCATCGTGTTCGGCTACTTCGCCGACCGCCGCGTCTGGGTGCGGTCGGTAATCGCCTTGTCGGCGATTCCGGTCGCCATCATCGCCAATGGCCTGCGGGTCGCCAGCGCCGGCGTGGCCGCGCACAATTACGGCACCGAGGGTGTCGAGGGTGTCTTCCACGATGCCTCGGGCTGGGTGGTCTTCATCGTCGCGTTCCTGATGATGCTGGGCATTCAACGAATCCTTCTTCATTTCGCGCCGCCCCGGGCGACGCAGACGTCGCCCCAGCTCGGGCCGCGCGAGAGTCACGCATGA